In Fusobacterium nucleatum, the genomic stretch TTAAGAAATGGAATTTTAAAGAAATACTATAAAGATACTGAAAATATAAGTTCTACTTCTACTGTAATGGTAAATAGAGAAAAAGTAGATGAAGTTGAAAAAATGTCTTTTGTACTTGATGGAGAAACAAAAGTATTTAGAGAAGATGGAACTTTGATGGCTATCCTTCAATATAAAGATGGCTCTTTACAAGATTTAACACAGAAATTTTATTATCCTAATGGTAAAATCCAATATTATGTTGTAGTTGCAGGAGATGAAATAAAAGATTTTAAAGTTAAAGATAGAATTATTACATATTATGAAAATGGTAAAGTTAATCAAGACTGCCATCAGCAAAATGATGGAAGTTGGGCATGTAAGAATTATGATGAAGATGGAAAATTCTTAGATGAAGAAATAAGAGGGGCAGAACCAATTTCTAATGGAGATACTAAATTCTGGGAAAATATTTTAAATTCAGTTTTAAAAGTATTAGCAAATTAAAATATAGAGGGAGTTATTGTAAATAAATTAAAGACAATAATTCCCTT encodes the following:
- a CDS encoding toxin-antitoxin system YwqK family antitoxin, coding for MKKYLLGAFLVIAINLSGAKLSDVKGIEKLKNYNEIKDTQVEKIVNYDVTKNASKKIFATEDNKFNGVLVKNENNDIVELSFYKNGLSDGVSYTYYLNGDLKSISTYRKGMVEGPQVLYRPNGKMESEQVFENNSLVSEKYYDKDGKITKEYHFNKLRNGILKKYYKDTENISSTSTVMVNREKVDEVEKMSFVLDGETKVFREDGTLMAILQYKDGSLQDLTQKFYYPNGKIQYYVVVAGDEIKDFKVKDRIITYYENGKVNQDCHQQNDGSWACKNYDEDGKFLDEEIRGAEPISNGDTKFWENILNSVLKVLAN